The Geobacter sp. AOG2 genome includes a window with the following:
- a CDS encoding DmsE family decaheme c-type cytochrome, with translation MNKGTGRAMVLAAIFPAALIFVAFLGAGCAGMKQSHPLLPVAEYEKMIVGRLDADYVGTDNCVAKCHKHDKITSDFKRSVHGEQIKPETGLPLVNCESCHGPGSLAIAKIEENKKLHGEEGGKCDVSKLLDLKKLPPQAQSLICLKCHSAASTPALAHWHSSTHALNDLSCFSCHKLHEGPQQKVSHDQMAELCYGCHPDVKAQFSLFSHHPVREKKMGCFDCHDPHGSSQPKLLKGSTQRDLCTRCHMDKSGPFVYEHGDVTETCTNCHMPHGSVNRRLLSAAMPFLCIQCHNPGHRSVVNGDTSMKALFSNRCTDCHSAIHGSDTPDNRGYGTLRK, from the coding sequence ATGAATAAGGGCACTGGCAGGGCCATGGTGCTTGCGGCCATTTTCCCGGCGGCGCTGATCTTTGTGGCATTCCTGGGTGCGGGATGCGCCGGGATGAAGCAGTCCCATCCGCTTTTGCCGGTCGCCGAGTATGAAAAGATGATTGTCGGCCGCCTGGATGCCGACTACGTGGGGACGGATAACTGCGTCGCCAAGTGCCACAAGCACGACAAGATCACCAGCGACTTCAAGCGGAGCGTTCACGGCGAGCAGATCAAGCCTGAAACCGGATTGCCGCTGGTCAACTGCGAGTCATGCCACGGGCCGGGAAGTCTGGCCATCGCCAAGATTGAGGAAAATAAAAAGCTCCATGGCGAAGAGGGCGGCAAATGCGATGTTTCCAAATTGCTCGACCTGAAGAAACTCCCACCACAGGCCCAGTCTCTGATCTGCCTGAAATGCCACTCCGCGGCCTCGACCCCGGCCCTGGCCCACTGGCACTCCAGTACTCACGCCCTGAACGACTTGAGTTGCTTCTCCTGCCATAAGTTGCACGAAGGGCCACAGCAGAAGGTCAGCCACGATCAAATGGCCGAACTCTGTTACGGCTGCCATCCCGACGTCAAGGCCCAATTCAGCCTGTTTTCCCATCACCCGGTGCGGGAAAAGAAGATGGGCTGTTTCGACTGCCATGACCCCCACGGCTCAAGCCAGCCCAAGCTGTTGAAGGGGAGCACGCAACGCGACCTTTGCACCCGCTGCCATATGGATAAAAGCGGGCCGTTCGTCTACGAGCACGGCGACGTTACCGAAACCTGTACCAACTGCCACATGCCGCACGGTTCGGTCAATCGCCGTCTGCTCTCGGCGGCGATGCCGTTTCTCTGCATTCAGTGCCACAACCCGGGTCACCGCAGCGTAGTAAACGGCGACACATCCATGAAGGCGCTCTTTTCCAACCGGTGCACCGACTGCCACTCCGCTATCCACGGCTCCGATACCCCCGACAACCGCGGGTACGGGACATTAAGGAAGTAA